CCCAGGTGctacatatttcttttaatttatagatATTGTTTAATTTAATCTATGCTACAACAATCCTATAACGCAGATATTCTAAACCACATTTTGCTGATGAGCAAACAGAGGCTCatggaatttaaataatttgtccaagattactcagccagtgagtggcagagcatGGATTAAAAGCCAGATTTATATGAATTGAAACACCACGCTTTTAACCAATAGCATATTTTGACTTCATAAAAGAAGCTAAATCAGTTCCACATCTTCTGACTTTTTCGTacttctaattttataaaaaattccaaatagaaatattaacttCAAATATGATAAATTTCTTGAAGCAACTTTTTTTGTTAGTtcagaaattaaataaagtaatggaACCCCAGAATTATAACAACATTTCTCTTTTCCACTTGAATTtaacttttcatatatattaaaattattgatgACAATGTATCTGTATCCCTCTTTAGTATTTGATATTAAGCATTAATTGTTATAGAAGAACAAAAAGCATAACCTATGTAACATAGAACTTTCCCCTTACTTATTTGCATTAATGTTTTGTGTTTATTAACAATATATAAAGTGAGAAAATTTCTTATGGGAAGTTAATCTTATACTTTATCTGTAGTGcttctatataaagaaaataattcatatatctaagacagtaaaaagaaaaaacacgcTAGAGTTTTGatgccaaaaagaaaacaactagcATTTAGAGATTTGTAGTAAATTAAATAGGAAATAGAAGTTGAGCAGTGTAGTTAGTGTACATGGTAAGAGTTTGATTAATCACTTTGGATAACTTTAAGACTGGTGCTTCGTTCAGCATCCTTAAACTATAACCCCACGTTTCCTAATATTTTTACATAGCAGAATGTTTTAAGAGATCCACATTAAATTCATCTTGGGGTGGGGAAAGGAACTGATCTACGTTTTCACCCAATTTTCCATTCCTAAAGCACAAAGCACTTTGCAtgtctgcttatttatttatttatttgatgaagtttttataattttaaggtgtTTGAGTCTGGCTTTTCACATCCAATTTCACATAATCCTCACAATCTaataaagtagatattattagTACTTCCCATTTGGAAGAGGAGAACTTTTGAGGCATTGAAAGTGTAGATACTTATCTTAGATTCTTTTATACTGAAAGAGATGAATGTGAACTCAATTCATCTCATTTCAAAGCTCTTCTCAAGTGGCCTAAAATGACGTAACCTCACTGCCCAAAACATCCTTTGCCCATTCACATTTCTCATATCATACAGAAActaaatatattagaaagaacCTAGACAATCTTATTTTGGTTGTAGTTTGGATGCTTCAAGTGTAAAGCTATTCCATCAGATACACTGCTAAGAAAATCCCAATTTGtgttggcattttatttttttcattgagaaCTTCAGGAATCAAAAATTGATCAAGGCTTTCCACAGGCTTCATGATAATCTTCTCATTTTCTCAGATTGATCTCAGCTATGAAGAGTGAGCTGAACAGGAATTACTCAGAGTTGACAGAGTTTATTCTGCTGGGATTCGGATCATCTCCACAAGTACAGATTCTTTTATTCTTACTGTTCTTGCTTCTCTACATGGTCATTGTGTTGGGAAATACCAGCATGTTAGTCATCATTAAAATAGACTCCAGACTTCACACGCCTATGtatttctttctcagaaattTGTCCTATTTAGATCTCTGCTACTCCACAGTCATTGCTCCCAAAACCCTGGCTACTTTCTtgtccaaagaaaagaaaatttcttacaaTGGCTGTGCAacacaattctttttctttgctctttttgttgGGACTGAAGGTTTTCTTCTGGCTGTGATGGCATATGACCGCTTCTCAGCCATTTGCTCACCATTCCTCTATAATGTACGTATGTCTCAGCAGGCTTGCGTTCGTTTGGTGATTGGCTCCTATACCTGTGGATGCATCAACTCCATGATACAAACAGGTTTCACCTTTAGTTTGCGCTTTTGTGAGGAGAACAGACTGGACCACTTTTTCTGTGATGTCCCAGCCCTGATCAAGATCTCATGTGTTGACACCTTTGTGAATGAGATTGTACTGTTTATTCTCTCTGCCCTCATCATCCTCACCACCACAACTGTCATTCTGGTATCCTATGCTTATATTCTCTCCACTGTCCTGAAGATCCCCTCAGTGCACGGCAGAAGTAAGACCTTCTCCACTTGCAGCTCTCACATCATTGTGGTGAGTTTATTCTATGGAACTGTGTTCTTCATGTATGCTCAACCAGGGGCCATCTCCTCAccagagaaaagcaaaattgTAGCTTTATTCTATACTCTTATCATCCCTATGTTAAATCCTCTGATTTATAGCCTAAGAAATAGAGAGgtgaaaaatgctttaaaaaggataatgatgagaaaaatatcttttaattgaCCTCTAGCCATCTATAAAACTGTAAAATCAATGAAAATCAATACTATCAACAATTTGCTATAGAATAGTTTCAAAGAAAGATATCGAAAAGTTTGTCAGggtaaagtttattttcatttgtatcatcaataagtctttttaaaagtcaattaaaaattaatataggtttttcatatttctatataaatttatagTGTGATATCTAGATATTACATGGAtttgttatttctgtttcatCTGGCTTAGCTGTATTTAGAATTGTAGCTAAAATACAGTACTACCAATTTGATGCATTAGTATACACATTATATTTATGAACACagtatctgtgtgtatgtatatatgtgtgtgggtgtgtgtatgtgtatatatatatatatatatatgtatatgaacatgtacctatttatctatctattggaaagggaaaaatagagcTAGACACTACTGaatgttttatcttctttgttttatCCAGATCATAAGCAAGTTGGCCATTGTTCAATCTTTGCAAATGAGAATTAGAAGTGTCATGGTAATAAAAATTACTGGCTTTGCCAAATAATTATACAAAGGAGTAGTGCCAATTATTATACCAATAATACCAAGTATTATACCAATAATATAGTTAAATCATCCAGATATTAATTATTTCAtccagaagcaaaataaatatataaataatgtcaTAGTTGCTATAAAACTACCTTGTCATGAGGatcttaataataaatatttgataaataactagtattatttattcttattaatataacTAGTTTCTATTTACGTTTATGGGTCATTTCATTACTCATTAGTTATGTATTGATCTGAAAATTCCTATTTTCCTCTAGACTTGAAAAATTAATTCCAtggataaaatgttttcttaaatattaataattaaaaataatatcacaaaCTCAAATAATCAaatcataatatttaattaaaattatataataaaatgttatagccTACATTTCTTATAACTTAATCCTTTCTTTGTCTATACTTTGTACTTTGAATCCTgaaaatcttttcttatttttgtctcttaaaCTTGCCAAATGGTTTGATTTTATACTACTAGAATATTGAGTTCCATAtcattattttcaaagtattttatgaTGTGATGTCTAGTTATTacataatttgtgtttttcttttgttttgcttaagtGTATTCAAAACTATAACACCAAAACATTATAACTAAATTAATACATgcaataaatgtattaatataatatctgtATATAGATCTGcatattgatataattattttaatttatttttcttgttttattagctttctttttctgtattcaCATGTTGAATgcttagttattttattttcagtttttattttaatgaaatatgtataaaacTTTTGCATCATTTTGaatgtaacttatttttattttcagatttttaaaataattttcttttaatttgaatgTTTGCTTTCACTCATAAATTATTTAGATAAGACTTATTATTTCAATATAGATGAAATATTTagataatatctttttattattgatttctagttttattaactTAAGTTCTGGGAATTTAAACTCAAAAAACCTTTTTGGCGGAATTTATAATGCTTGCTTGCCAAGATATTACATTTTGTAAATACATCATGAATTCAAGCAAAGAGTTCCTATTCTcttacatattataaaaatgagtCTTACAGTGTATTAAATATAACAAAGGTGGATTACTTTGGATGAGTTGTAGTTATGCCAGTTAGACACTGATGGTTTAATGTTAGAAAATGCAGAGTCACATTCACCATATTAACtgattaaaagatttaaaaacttattatcTCAAAAGCTAGAGGAAGAAcctttgataaattttaatgCTATCCTAAAACGTAgtaacatttagaaaatttagaaatttagaaaataactaAGCTTCATTACCTGATAAAACTTATATATACAAACTGAATGAATATAAATTCTAAATgggaaaatatcagaaatattttttaattgggaaaaaGAATATCTATTATCTCTGATGCAGTTTAGCATTCTATCAGAAGTCTAGCCAGtgtaatatgaaaatacaaatgaaaaatataaggaataaaatgtGGGATTAAGCTGTCATTTATATGATCATTTAAAGAAGAGTTCATAAAGATGTTTGgattaatgtacaaaaatcaattgcatgtCCACATGATAGCAGTAAACAAGTACAATATTTAATTTAACAGATTATACCATTTATATGTGTAATCAGAGATTATCAACAATTTAggaataatttaacaaaatatataagacCTTggtggaaaattataaaattgtttagTCATACAACAGAAAATATTGTTCCAGAATGTACAAAGAGCATTCACCATGTAAGAAAAGATATGTACATGCAAATGGAGTAGAATTAAGAATTAGTTTGGCCATTGAAAGATGTTTTATAGAAAGCAAAAGTACAAAATACAAGCCAAAAGAATGTGTTCACGATGTATACAACTAAGaagattatatattaaattactaCAAATCTATAATAATGGCACAACTAACCTATATGAAATAGGAAAAATTGATTAACACACATTTCACACAAGAGTACACAACAAAATTTATTGGGATGTTTTCtataagagaaatagaaatcaagATTACAACAAAATTCCATTTAGCTACCATTCaattggaaagaaatgaaaacatctgaCCATGCCAATACTGGAGTATATATGGTCTATAGCATGCATTCTTAGCAGGGGCAATATCGActataaaagggaaaaagattACTTCTTGTGTGTGGTAGAAAAATCTTATTCTCTTTGTGTATAATTTCTTGGGTATCATATTTTGTTGTCTATACATAAAACAAACTTATGCAGTATGTTTATGGTATTAGAATTATATGGTGATGACTAGGAAATGTGTACAAAAAAGGCTCTTAGGGGTGTAATGAAAAAACAAGATTGAATCTGAAGGTGGTCTACAGACTCTATTTTACCttgcatttataaataaatgaaaataatctcaGATGAGCTTATCATTATCTCCTATGGTAGGGCACTTACTTATGTGACTTATTacccagcaattcctctcctGAGCAGATATCCAAGAGAAGATCTTGCACATGTGCTGGAGGAGTTATGTATAAGAATGTTATAGAAgcataattaacaaaataaaaattccagaaataaatcaaatgttcatcaataggaTTGTTGATTATGATAAATGGTATATTTACATGATAGAATTATTATGACACAAAATTATAGATATATTCACAATGAACATTAAGCAACAATAtattaaggggaaaaataaatcccAAAGATTATATACAGAAAATCCTGTTGTCTGTACTGTATTTGAAGTTCATTAGATTTTTTCcttattgttctttttctgtccTAGCAACTTTTCCAGGATATCACATTACATTATATTGTCATGATGCCTTAGGCTCCATTGGACTGTGACACTTCCGagacttactttatttttaatgaccttgacagtttgtttgtttttttttttttttgcgacaacaggtgtctcattatgttgtccaggttagatacaaactcttgggctcaagcaatcctcccatgtaCAGCCTTGACAGAGAAGTAGTGGTCAGGTATTGCATAATGTCCCTCTGCTGgattttgtctgatgtttttctcatggttagactgTGGTTATGCATTTTTGGAAAGAAGACCACTGAGGTGAAGTGTCATTGTCAACACATCATATTAAGGATAATTACTATCAATATAATCTATCCTTAATGATGTTAACATTTAGTATCAGGCAAATATTGTGTTTATCAGGTTTCTGTTCTATATAATTACTTTTATCCCCTTTCCATACTGTATTCTTTGGATGCAAGTTACTACATACAGCTCATACTTAGTGGGTGGGGAATTAAGTTACATCTCTTGAGGGgaaattctataaataaattatatggaatTCTGTATGTGATACCTCTAAGGTAAacacaactaaaataaaaataattaggaatgtATACATATGCAAACTATATTAAATTATAGCTACTGAATTATTAACAAAAGAATCAGAATATTACCTTGGGTTGAAGAATACAGGTGTATGGAATGGAAGGGAACCATAGAATAAGGTACCAGTTATATTTAATGTCCATATGTGGTCCAAAGATGCCCAGAGAGCAGGAAAAAcagattattattaatttccttctatataCTTGAAATCCAAATgtattaaaactaaaatgtagTATCATTCTGTATGTCCTTAATCATTTCTTCAGAATCCTACTTACTATCTTATTAATTTTGTTGCTTCTACTTTGCTGtttacattttttctctctttaacatTTGTaaccatctttatttttaatgtgtggtcagtttataatttttgttcCCACTTGGCTTATGCTTGATATTTGCCTATATTGGGAATAAAGCAataacattttgatttaatttattttcttaataactatTGGTgttgaatatatgtatttattgtaaatttatgtatttgcttTGATGATGCATATGTTCAAATCATTGTCGAATTTCATTACATTGTAcattttttgagattttaaaattataaattatgtatttaagtgatttgcaaatatttcatctGAATACGTTGTCTTTTATCTTAACCATGTCTTTCAAAGATaagaaggttttaattttaataaagtcaaatttatcatttgttttatcTAAGAAATTCTTGCCTAAATCaaggtcacaaatattttctcttatgtttccaaggaattttctaatttttgattttgcatttatttctttgatgcattttagttaatttttatatgtaatgaaAGATAcgaatacatttgtttttgctttttgtttttttggaaaatggatatttgtttaagcactatttgttgaaaaggctattttTCCTCtaatgaattgcttttgtgatCTTGCAGAGAATCAGTTGTCCATATAAGTGTGGATGTACTTCTGATCTCTGTCTTCCGTTGGTCTGTTTGGGTACCTTTATGTCAAGTCCACACtgctttgattactgtagctttataggtTACCTTAGAATCCGGAGATTTGAggccttcaactttgttctttgcAAATTTACTTTGACTATCCTaagtcctttgcatttctatgTAACATTTGAGGGTAAACTTTTcaatgtctattaaaaaaagctttttggtattttattcaaattcagttgaatctatagatcaatttgggtataGCTGATCTCTTAGCAATACTGAATCTTCCAGTTTATGGCTATGGtgctctccatttatttagatcctctttaatttttcttagataTGTTCTCtagatttttgttgctgttgttttagagcagttttagggtCGTAGGAAATCGAGAGGAAAGTGCAGTGCTATCCCATATGCCTTCTGCctccacacatgcacagcctttGTCATCATCAACATCCCCAGTCAGAGTGGCAAATTCCTTACAATGGATTAACCCACACTGGCACATTATtctcacccaaagtccatagtctGCATTATGGTTTACTCTTGGTATTGTACATTGTGTGGGATTGGACAAAGGTTGTAGGGCTCCCCAGTTCCCCCTCACTTTCATTCTCTGTCCTGACTGAAAATCACAGTGTCATGATCAGTCTGTGACTCAGCAGCTGTGGGTTTTTCTCAGCTGGCTTGAAGCAAAAATGGGACCTTGAACATTCCCAGGCACCAAGAAAGGTATCAGGGTTGTTgcccaaaacactgaaagaaactgGCCCTACACCCAAAGCCAAATTGTTTAAACCTTCATAAAAACTCCATACTCTGACATCCCTGCTGCAGACATATTTAGGCACAAGTCTTTTTATCTTGCTGACCATCATGAGGACCGATGCAGCACTCTGTAAGTTGAAGCAAGCCGTCCCTGAGTCAGATTGGCCAAGACCCTAAGTCAGCAGAATGGGAGctcattgcttgttcccacaattagcaggaggtgacttgttgaccagcagagagaactgttcctctgggcaaatggccaaggacctgtggtctcTCATGTAagccaaggttgtctgttatCCTGCATGCAGTGCCAGACGTTGCAagatggccaaggacctgtggtttcgTGCTCAAGCCAAGGTTGTTTGTTATCTGCAAACGGTACCAAGCATCAAAGGCCATGTCTTGTGCTTTGACTGGAGAAACAGGTGCTATTGGCCatgggaagtcacgtaccaaaaaGTAGTTGTGAAAATAGCCAGCATGGGAAAATAGCcagcatgagaaaatagctgcggGGCGCTTGCTCAATTAAacagtatgaaaataaaatgactggtgcTTTAAGGTGCTGCAGTCTTCAACCATCTTTGTgtctgtgtactttatttttctgggactgcagccaactCTGTTGTGTCTGTGTCTTATGTCTATGTCCTATGTGTTCATCTCCCGTCCTGCAATCGGGCCACGACTGTAAGTTCCTCAAACAAATATCTTGGACTGATCACCCTGGCATTTAGTGCTTCTTTCTTTGGACTCCAACCAGCCTCATCTCCAGACAGTTTTGGGCATTTCCTTGTTGGAATTCCCTACTGCTGTTTTTGGGGAGATTCCATTCAGGTTCAGAAGGATGAAACAAGTGTAAAATGGCATATGTCTATCTTTATAttatacagagtattttcactgtcCTAAAATTCCTCTGGGCTCTGTCTATTAATCCCTAGCTCCTAGCAACCACTGCTCTTTTTACCatctccacagttttgccttttctagaatgtcatatagttggaatcatacagtatgtagtgttttaatttttatttattatttaaaaaattttttttatttcagcatattacagggttgCAAACATTTAGAttcatgtattgcctttgccccacccaagtcagagctttaagtgtgtggatcccccagttggtgtgcaccgcacccataggtgtgaatatacccttcccctcctcccctctcccatctgcctgacacctgatgactgttactactctatgtgcacttaagtgttgaacagttaataccaatttcatggtgagtacatgtggtgcttgttttgtcattcttgggatacttcacttagtaaaatgggctccagctctatccaggataatacaagacatgctaaatcaccattgtttcttgtagaaACATTGTttctgagtagaacttcatggtatacatataccacattttattaatccactaatgtattgatgggcacttgagttgtttccgcatctttgcaattgtgatttgtgctgctataaacattctagtgcagacgtcttttttatagaatgtcttattttcctttggataaatgtccagtaatgggattactgaatcaaatggtagttctattgtagttccttgaggtatctccatattactttccacagagctcgtactagtttgcagtcccaccagcagtgtatgagtgttcctatctctgcatTCACCTCGACAtttagaatttatgaagaagaccccaaaggcaatcacagcagcaaaaataaataaatgggccctgatcaaattaaaaagcttctgcacggccaaAGAAACTATCTctaaagcaaacagacaacctacagaatgagagaaaatattcgcatactacacatccgataaacgaaggataactagaatctatatagaattcaggaaaatcagcaagaaaaaattaaacaaccctaccaaaaagtgggcaaaggacatgaacagtaacttttcaaaagaagaatggccagcaagcatataaaaaaatactcatctctaatcatcagggaaatgcaaattaaaaccacaattaggtatcacttaactccactgagaatagtctttatcaaaaagtctcaaaacaatatatttagtctttttaaattggattttcatAAGCTGATattcatttaagtttcctccatgtctttttatggcctgatagttcatttctttttagcgtCGAATAAGAGTCCATTGTTTAAATGTACCATAATTCTTCCATTCACTTGTGGAAAGACATCTTTCTTTCTACCAGTTTTAGAAATTATgcataaagctgctataaatatctgtgtgcaggtttttgtgtggacatacgtttTCAGCTTCATTGAGTAAATACCAatgagtgtgattgctggatcatacggtaAGAGtaaatttagttttgtaagacactgccaaaatgtcttccaaagtagctgtaccattttgcacttCCACCAAAAGTGAATGATTATTCCTGTTGCTACACATCTTCACCAATATTTGGTATTATCAGTGCTCTGGATTTTGACTATTAGAATAgatatgtagtggtatctcattgttattttaatttgccttttcctgatgacatatgatctggagtatctttttatatgcttaattgccatctgtttatcttctttggtgaagtgtctcaTAAgttctttggcccattttttagttgagttatttattttcttattgttaatttttaagagttctttgtatattttgataaGTCATTTATCATATATGActatgcaagtattttctcctaggctgtggcttgttttttcattctactAACTGTTTTTAGTGTACAAGGCTTACATATTGGTCATATTTATCACCCAATAGTTAATATTTTGATCCTGTCAAATAGTATATTTTTAGGAGAATACAGTTATATCCAAACTCCTCCAGAGCTGAAGCAGAGTAATATATCCTAACTCATTATGAGGCCAACACTACTTTGATAGCATATGTATGTGTCATGAACATAGATctaaaagttctttataaaattttagaaaattaaatccataatatataaaaaaggataCATCGATGTTACCGTattatataaatcaatataattcacaaGGGTCTCCTTGATTCAAAATATAGAGAAGTAAATTATACCTTTTTATAAGGAGGAGCTGGCAAATACCAAGGTGATAATTGTAATTAACAACAATATGGTATCCCTTTGTTGAAGGGTGTGGAGAAACTCATTAGTTTGCATTGAGTTTGATAAAAAttaatcttgaaaattaaaataacctgGATCCTTGCCTCTATGCAAGATTAAAGGcagattaacaaaatattttatttttcaaaaagtgataTATCATGATGACTTCAGGTAGACCTTTTTCACTTCTTATATCGCCTATCTTCTCAGAACCAAAATATGATCTAACTAATATTGTAGTCTTTTGTAATGTAATTATTTGAATTCTTACTTTTCAATAGagcttataaaatatttcattttaaacatttaatacagTCTTACAAAATGACAATACATCATGCAATTTTTCTCtgaatcatttttattctctggcaaaatattccatttctctcagatttttttattttctcctctattaACAGTTTCTTTGCTTCATTTCCTCACCTTAGAATGGTTTATCCAAAAAGGACCACATACATATTATTAACTTTCTGGCTAGTTAGCATTAATTATTTTGGTGTGAATCATGGGGTGAACCAAGCActgaaatgtataataaaataataatggctaacatttactgaatacttactCTGCCATAAATGGTGCTAAATGATTTATAAACATATGTCATTTTCTATCCCTAAGAATACTTTGAAGGATATATCATTCTTACACCATCTTCCTTTATATATGAAGATACAGTGGCATAGAAGGCATAAGTAACTATTGAAGCTCCTTTAGAAAGTGAGAAAAGCAGAACTGGAACGAGATCTAACTCAGTCTGAAAGTCCAACTTACTACTGTCATATTACGTACATTCATCCTTGTCGCTGATTCTACATAAGCATTATCATCcaaattttatctatatattgaTTGTCATTTGCCAGACACAGAACAAAATGCCAGCAATATATGGACACCAGGCTGATGTTGATTTTAAGAAAGTTATGGTCAACTGAAGAatgtttaatatttcatattaacaTCAAA
This Microcebus murinus isolate Inina chromosome 10, M.murinus_Inina_mat1.0, whole genome shotgun sequence DNA region includes the following protein-coding sequences:
- the LOC105865819 gene encoding olfactory receptor 9S13-like; translation: MKSELNRNYSELTEFILLGFGSSPQVQILLFLLFLLLYMVIVLGNTSMLVIIKIDSRLHTPMYFFLRNLSYLDLCYSTVIAPKTLATFLSKEKKISYNGCATQFFFFALFVGTEGFLLAVMAYDRFSAICSPFLYNVRMSQQACVRLVIGSYTCGCINSMIQTGFTFSLRFCEENRLDHFFCDVPALIKISCVDTFVNEIVLFILSALIILTTTTVILVSYAYILSTVLKIPSVHGRSKTFSTCSSHIIVVSLFYGTVFFMYAQPGAISSPEKSKIVALFYTLIIPMLNPLIYSLRNREVKNALKRIMMRKISFN